One segment of Coffea arabica cultivar ET-39 chromosome 7c, Coffea Arabica ET-39 HiFi, whole genome shotgun sequence DNA contains the following:
- the LOC113698195 gene encoding 7-deoxyloganetin glucosyltransferase-like has product MGKPDKKPHVICIPYPAQSHISAMLKLAKLLHHKGFHITFVHTEYNYKRLLKSRGPNSLDGSPDFNFETIPDGLPPSENDDCTQDVFQLCLSIEKHCYGPFVDLVRKLNKRASVDDDYPPVSRIISDTVMSTFTLEAAQELGLPNVLFWTVSAFTVMCFLHFPHLRERGYTPLKDESYFTNGYMDNTIDWIPGIASIRLREMPTIIWTSDPKDEFVDYFIRLMPRTCQGSALILNTFDELEHSILKEFSSMMDHVYTLGPIHLLMNDMLKDDHSTESIQSNLWKEDHTCIEWLNSKGRGSVAYVNFGSITVMTEDQLIEFAWGLANSMQNFLWIIRPDLVNGGPVVLPPEFLTATKDRGMLATWCNQELVLNHPSIAVFLTHCGWNSILESLSAGVPMICWPFFGDQQPNCLCCCNYWDVGVEIDNNANRTQVEKVVKELMEAEKGKEIKKKTLDWKSKAQKAIKPGGSSYLNLDKMIEEVLLSPKI; this is encoded by the exons ATGGGGAAACCAGACAAGAAGCCTCACGTTATCTGCATCCCATATCctgctcaaagtcatataagcgCAATGCTTAAGTTGGCCAAACTTCTCCACCACAAGGGCTTTCACATAACATTTGTTCACACAGAATATAACTACAAACGTTTGTTGAAGTCACGAGGTCCCAACTCTCTGGATGGTTCACCGGATTTCAATTTTGAGACCATCCCAGATGGCCTCCCCCCATCTGAAAATGATGATTGTACTCAAGATGTTTTCCAGCTTTGTCTTTCAATTGAAAAACATTGCTACGGTCCTTTCGTTGATCTAGTTAGGAAGCTCAACAAAAGGGCTTCAGTTGATGATGATTATCCTCCTGTAAGTCGTATAATATCAGATACTGTTATGTCAACATTCACACTTGAAGCAGCTCAAGAACTAGGACTTCCAAATGTACTGTTTTGGACTGTCAGTGCATTCACTGTCATGTGCTTCTTGCACTTCCCTCATCTTCGTGAACGAGGGTATACACCTCTTAAAG ACGAGAGTTATTTTACAAATGGGTACATGGACAACACTATTGATTGGATTCCTGGAATCGCTAGCATACGCTTAAGAGAGATGCCAACAATAATCTGGACAAGTGATCCCAAGGATGAATTTGTGGACTATTTCATAAGGCTAATGCCAAGAACTTGCCAGGGTTCAGCCCTGATTTTGAACACTTTTGACGAGCTAGAGCATAGTATTTTGAAGGAATTTTCTTCAATGATGGATCATGTATACACTCTTGGACCAATTCACTTGCTTATGAACGATATGCTAAAAGATGACCACTCCACTGAATCCATCCAATCCAATCTATGGAAAGAAGATCATACTTGCATCGAATGGCTGAATTCGAAGGGGCGTGGCTCAGTTGCTTATGTTAACTTTGGTAGCATTACAGTAATGACTGAAGATCAGTTGATTGAGTTTGCATGGGGACTTGCTAATAGCATGCAAAACTTTCTGTGGATCATCAGGCCTGATCTTGTTAATGGAGGGCCAGTTGTTCTGCCGCCTGAATTTCTCACTGCTACTAAGGATAGAGGGATGTTAGCAACTTGGTGTAACCAAGAACTTGTTCTTAATCATCCATCAATTGCTGTATTCTTAACACACTGTGGGTGGAATTCTATCCTTGAAAGCTTGTCTGCTGGAGTACCAATGATTTGCTGGCCATTTTTTGGTGATCAACAGCCTAATTGTTTATGCTGTTGCAATTACTGGGATGTTGGCGTGGAGATAGACAATAATGCGAACAGAACACAGGTGGAGAAGGTGGTAAAAGAGTTAATGGAGGCTGAAAAGGGCAAGGAGATTAAGAAGAAGACATTGGACTGGAAGAGTAAAGCCCAAAAAGCAATAAAACCGGGTGGATCTTCCTACTTAAATCTAGACAAGATGATTGAAGAAGTGCTTCTGTCCCCTAAAATTTAA
- the LOC113699525 gene encoding uncharacterized protein: MEIDNNVNRKEVETVVRDLMEGEKGKEIKKKALQWKTKAEEAIKHGGSSYSNLDKMIEEELHSIQRLKNQQERIIWRPSPSGNFTTKSAWNAIRTRQGRVHWHNLIWFKGLVPRYSFIAWLALREALQTKDKLCEYGVTNDGTCCLCELHIETVHHLFFHCSYSKVVWNILLSLLGLTFNQTQNWPQTLNWLCSHIRGVELKGLLRKLSFCAAVYFIWQERNNRLFCQESRSPTALAQTVIDQVQKKIGRNFEIKDNPSLATKWRLHAAFFHPTIFWCKWEAPRPGIKCLNCDGSVRGDIGGAGFILRHENGDILAAGAIGVGVDAILIHKLEAIKEALVFAKLKGWERIEVRTDSKFAADILNSKIDCPWKALVAFFDIKDLISYFKELTIFFVYRQCNQAADFMANYLNRVDKVIFESNFPLDLLRIVEEDKRGKLTIRV; the protein is encoded by the exons ATGGAGATAGACAATAATGTGAACAGAAAAGAGGTGGAGACGGTGGTAAGAGACTTAATGGAGGGAGAAAAGGGCAAGGAAATAAAGAAGAAGGCATTGCAGTGGAAGACCAAAGCTGAAGAAGCAATAAAACATGGTGGATCTTCATACTCGAATCTGGATAAGATGATTGAAGAA GAATTACACTCTATTCAAAGATTGAAGAACCAGCAAGAGAGAATCATTTGGAGACCCTCACCGTCTGGGAACTTCACTACCAAATCTGCTTGGAATGCTATCCGGACACGACAGGGAAGAGTGCATTGGCATAATCTGATCTGGTTTAAAGGTTTGGTACCAAGATATTCTTTCATTGCTTGGCTGGCACTAAGGGAAGCACTTCAAACAAAAGACAAGTTGTGTGAATATGGTGTTACAAATGATGGGACCTGTTGCTTATGTGAGTTGCATATTGAAACTGTTCACCACCTATTTTTTCACTGCTCTTATAGTAAGGTTGTGTGGAACATTCTCCTTAGTCTTCTTGGGCTGACTTTCAATCAAACTCAAAATTGGCCACAAACTCTCAATTGGCTTTGTTCACATATCAGAGGGGTAGAGTTAAAGGGTCTCTTACGCAAGCTATCTTTTTGTGCTGCTGTCTATTTTATATGGCAAGAAAGGAACAACCGCTTGTTTTGCCAGGAAAGCAGATCACCAACAGCATTAGCCCAGACTGTTATagatcaagtacaaaagaagaTTGGGAGAAACTTTGAAATTAAGGACAACCCATCCTTAGCCACAAAATGGAGACTTCACGCTGCTTTCTTTCATCCAACTATATTCTGGTGCAAATGGGAAGCTCCCAGACCTGGAATTAAATGcttgaattgtgatggatcagtCCGAGGAGACATAGGGGGTGCAGGCTTCATCCTTAGACATGAGAATGGTGACATTTTAGCAGCTGGGGCTATTGGAGTAGGCGTTGACGCAATATTAATCCACAAGTTGGAAGCCATCAAAGAAGCATTGGTGTTTGCTAAACTCAAAGGATGGGAACGTATTGAGGTTCGCACTGATTCAAAGTTTGCTGCAGATATCTTAAATAGCAAAATTGACTGTCCTTGGAAGGCCCTAGTTGCATTTTTTGATATAAAGGATTTAATCTCATATTTCAAGGAGCTGactatattttttgtatatCGCCAATGTAATCAAGCTGCTGACTTTATGGCTAATTATCTCAATAGGGTTGATAAAGTTATTTTTGAGTCAAATTTTCCCCTTGATCTTCTTAGAATTGTAGAGGAAGATAAGAGGGGAAAATTGACGATTAGGGTGTAA
- the LOC113699245 gene encoding 7-deoxyloganetin glucosyltransferase-like: protein MHIKEDFNCKLIKEQMAMGKAVRKPHAVCIPHPSQSHIGAMLKLAKLLHHKGFYITFVHTEYNYKRLLKSRGPKSLDGSPDFKFETIPDGLPPAENDDVTQDVFQLLLSTAKNFYRPFVDLIRRLNNKASVDDEFPPVTCIISDAVLSTFTVEAAEELGIPDVLFWTMSALTVMCFSQFPQLRERGYTPLKDASWFTNGYMENTIDWIPGISSVRLKDIPTVIWTTDPKDEFVDYLVKLIPWTLKGAAVILNTFEQLEHGILEQFSSMMDHVYTLGPIHLLHKEVQKDDHSTEAIQSNLWKEDDSCIEWLNSKKAGSVAYVNFGSITVMTENQLVEFAMGLANSMQYFLWIIRPDLVNGGPIDLPPEFFIASKDRGMLATWCNQELVLSHPSVGAFLTHCGWNSVLESLSAGVPMICWPFFADQQTNCLSCCSYWGVGVEIDNNVNRKEVENAVRDLMEGEKGKEIKKKTLEWKNKAEEAIKHGGSSYLNLDKMIEEVLLAPKI from the exons ATGCATATTAAAGAGGACTTCAACTGCAAACTGATCAAAGAGCAAATGGCAATGGGGAAAGCAGTGAGGAAGCCTCATGCTGTTTGCATCCCACATCCATCTCAAAGTCATATTGGCGCAATGCTAAAGTTGGCCAAACTTCTCCACCATAAAGGCTTTTACATAACATTTGTTCACACAGAATATAACTACAAACGTTTGCTGAAATCAAGGGGTCCCAAGTCGCTGGATGGTTCACCAGATTTCAAGTTTGAGACCATCCCAGATGGCCTCCCACCTGCTGAAAATGATGATGTTACCCAAGATGTTTTCCAGCTTTTGCTTTCAACTGCAAAAAATTTCTACCGCCCATTTGTTGATCTGATTAGAAGGCTCAACAATAAGGCTTCGGTGGATGATGAATTTCCTCCTGTAACTTGTATAATTTCTGATGCTGTTCTGTCCACATTCACAGTTGAGGCAGCTGAAGAACTAGGAATCCCAGATGTACTCTTTTGGACCATGAGTGCATTAACCGTCATGTGTTTCTCGCAATTTCCTCAACTTCGTGAACGAGGGTATACACCACTCAAAG ATGCAAGTTGGTTTACCAATGGGTACATGGAAAATACCATTGATTGGATTCCTGGAATTAGTAGTGTCCGATTAAAAGACATCCCAACCGTAATCTGGACTACTGATCCCAAGGATGAGTTTGTGGATTATTTAGTTAAGCTCATACCATGGACTTTGAAGGGTGCTGCTGTCATTCTGAACACTTTTGAGCAGCTAGAACACGGTATTTTGGAGCAATTTTCTTCCATGATGGATCATGTATACACTCTTGGACCAATTCACTTGCTTCACAAAGAGGTGCAAAAGGATGACCATTCCACAGAAGCAATCCAATCAAATCTATGGAAAGAAGATGACAGTTGCATAGAATGGCTGAATTCCAAGAAGGCAGGCTCAGTCGCTTATGTTAACTTTGGTAGCATTACAGTCATGACTGAAAATCAGTTGGTTGAGTTTGCAATGGGACTTGCCAATAGCATGCAGTACTTTCTTTGGATAATCAGGCCTGATCTTGTCAATGGAGGGCCAATCGATCTCCCACCCGAATTCTTCATTGCTTCTAAGGATAGAGGGATGTTAGCTACATGGTGTAATCAAGAACTCGTTCTTAGTCATCCATCAGTTGGTGCATTTTTAACACACTGTGGATGGAATTCTGTTCTTGAAAGCTTGTCAGCTGGAGTACCTATGATTTGCTGGCCGTTTTTTGCAGATCAACAGACTAATTGCTTGAGTTGTTGCTCTTACTGGGGTGTTGGCGTGGAGATAGACAATAATGTGAACAGAAAAGAGGTGGAGAATGCGGTAAGAGACTTAATGGAGGGAGAAAAGGGCAAGGAAATCAAGAAGAAGACATTGGAGTGGAAGAACAAAGCTGAAGAAGCAATAAAACATGGTGGATCTTCCTACCTGAATCTGGATAAGATGATTGAAGAAGTGCTTCTGGCCCCTAAAATTTAA